The sequence below is a genomic window from Kitasatospora kifunensis.
GACCGGGTCGGCGTCATGTCGCGCACCCGCTACGAGTGGACCCTGCTGGACTTCGCGATCTGGAGCGCGGGCGCGATCACCGTGCCGGTGTACGAGACCTCCTCCGCCGAGCAGGTGCAGTGGATCCTCGGCGACTCGGGCGCCGTCGCGGTGGTCACCGAGACCGACAGCCACGCCGCCGTGGTCGAGTCGGTCCGCGACCGGCTGCCCGAGCTGCGGCACAGCTGGCAGATCGAGCGCGGCGGGATCGCCGAACTGAACGCGGCCGGCAGCCACGTCTCGGACGCGACGGTGACCGAGCGCCGCTCGATCCCGACCCCCGACACGATCGCCACCATCGTCTACACCTCGGGCACCACGGGTCGCCCGAAAGGCTGTCAACTGACCCACGGCAACTTCATGTCCGAGCTGGGCAACGTGACCGCCCGGATGCCGGAGCTGTTCCGCACCGGCGAGAGCTCGGTGCTGCTCTTCCTGCCGCTGGCCCACGTGCTGGGCCGGATCGCCGAGATCGCCGCCGCGATCGCCCCGATCAAGCTGGGCCACGTCTCGGACATCAAGGACGTCACCGCCGAGCTGGCGTCCTTCCGCCCGACCCTGATCCTGGGCGTGCCGCGAGTCTTCGAAAAGGTCTACAACACCGCGCGGGCCAAGGCCCAGGCGGACGGCAAGGGCAAGATCTTCGACCAGGCCGCCGAGGTGGCCATCGCCTACAGCCGGTCGCTGGAGCTGGGCGGGCCCGGCCTGCTGCTGCGACTCAAGCACGCGCTCTTCGACAAGCTGGTCTACAGCAAGCTGCGGGCCGCGCTCGGCGGCCGGGCCACCCACGCGATCTCCGGTGGCGCGCCGCTGGGCGAGCGCCTGGGCCACTTCTACCGGGGCATCGGCTTCACCGTGCTGGAGGGCTACGGCCTGACCGAGACCTGCGCGGCCACCGCCTTCAACCCGCACGACAAGCCGAAGATCGGCACGGTCGGCCAGCCGCTGCCCGGCTCCGCGGTGCGGATCGCCGAGGACGGCGAGGTCCTGCTGAAGGGCCCGCAGATCTTCAGCGGCTACTGGAACAACCCGACGGCCACCGCGGAGGCGATGCAGGACGGCTGGTTCGCCACCGGTGACCTCGGCTCGCTGGACGAGGACGGCTACCTGACCATCACCGGTCGCAAGAAGGAGATCATCGTCACGGCCGGCGGCAAGAACGTCGCCCCCGCGGTGATCGAGGACCGGATCCGGGCGCACCCGCTGGTCGGTGAGGTGATGGTGGTCGGCGACCGCAAGCCGTTCATCGGCTGCCTGATCACCATCGACGAGGAGTTCCTGCCCAGGTGGCTGGAGCTGAACGGCCGTCAGCCCGCCACCGTGGCCGAGCTGATCCAGGACCCGGCGCTGCTGGCCGCCGTGCAGGAGGCGGTGGACGAGGGCAACAAGGCGGTCTCGCACGCCGAGGCGGTGAAGAAGTTCCGGATCCTGGACACCGAGTTCTCCGAGGCCAACGGCTATCTGACGCCCTCGCTCAAACTCAAGCGCAACGTGGTGCTGAAGGACTTCGCGGGCGAGATCGAGGCGCTCTACCAGCGCTGACGCGGCCCTAGGCCCTGTCCGGCCTAGCCCTCCAGCAACTCGCCCAGGCGCTGGGCCAGCACGTCCCAGCGCCAGGCCTGCTCCACCCAGCGCCGCCCCGCCTGCCCGAGCCGGCGGCGCAGCGCCGGGTCGGCCAGCAGCCGCACGATCCGCTCGGCGACCAGTTGCGGCGAGCCGCCGGGCACCACGTAGCCGGTCTCGCCCTCCAGCACGGCGTCCGGCGCGCCGCCGGAGTCACCCGCCACCACCGGCAGCCCAGTGGCGGAGGCCTCCAGATAGACGATCCCGAGCCCCTCCACGTCCAGCCCGCCACGCCTGGTCCGGCACGGCATCGCGAAGACGTCGCCCGCCCCGTAGTGGGCAGGCAGCTCGGCCCACGGCACCTCGCCGGTGAACCGGACCGAGTCGGCCACCCCGCACGCCTCGGCCAGTTTGCGCAGGTCCGCCAGGTAGGGGCCGCCGCCGACGATCAGCAGCACGGTCTGCGGCTCGGCGGCCAGGATCAGCGGCAGCGCGCTGATCAGCGTGTCCTGCCCCTTGCGCGGCACCAGCCGGGAGACGCAGACCACCACCGGGCGGTCCGTCAGTCCGAGCCTGGCCCGCACCTCGGCGCCGCCGGAGTCCGGGTGGAAGGTCTGCTCGTCCACCCCCGGCGGCAACCGCGCCATCCGCGCAGCCGGCCCCGGGCCCACCGCCTCGGCGATCCTCGACCGGGTGTACTCGCCGAGGTAGGTGAGTGTGTCGGTGCCCTCGCCGATCCGCCGCAGCAGCTGGCGCGTGCCCGGCTGCTGGGCCCAGGCGGCCTCGTGGCCGTGCGTCATGCCGAGCAGCCGACCCGCCCCCGCGCCGCGCAGCGCGGGCGCCATCAGGCCCAGCGGCGCGGCCGCCCCGAACCAGACCGTGTCGCAGCCCTCGGCCCGCAGCAGCTCGGCCGCCCGCCGGGTGACCCGGGGCGTGGGCAGCAGCATCGCGCTCCGGTCGCGGACCACCTGAAAGGGTTGCTCGGCGTCGAAGCGCGCCACCTCGCGACCGTCACGCCACGATGAGGCGTACACCACAATGCTGCCGGCCGGCCGACGGAGCGCCATGTTGTGGACGAAGGCCTGAATTCCGCCTGGTCGCGGGGGAAAGTCGTTGGTGACGACAAGCGTCTTCGGCATACTGTCCACGGCTCGCTCGGTCGGGGGGTGCTCGGTTCACCGCTCGGTGATCCGTACCATAGGTCACCGTGCCGACCCGGCGGGGCAGGCGGAGCGGGTCGGGGCAGGCCGTCGGGAACGGAATGCGCGCCCGGAACCGTTTCCCTTCCGGGCCTGTCCTAGTCGACGCCGACCCGGCCCGAAGAGCACTGGTGCGCGCGGAGCAGCGTCGGCTCGAGTGCGGGCAGCCGAGCGCGCAGCAAACGAAGGAGCACAGTGGAGTTGGCCCAGGACGGCCCGGCCGACGAGGTCGCCAGCGGTGGCAGCGGCGGGCTCGCGCTCGCCGCACCCCCCACACCGGGCGCCACTGCCG
It includes:
- a CDS encoding AMP-dependent synthetase/ligase, which codes for MLDFSLPARYQVPSGGNLSDLVHQNAADHPRVATLSRKLDGRWQDVTAAAFLTEVHRAAKGLIAVGVQPGDRVGVMSRTRYEWTLLDFAIWSAGAITVPVYETSSAEQVQWILGDSGAVAVVTETDSHAAVVESVRDRLPELRHSWQIERGGIAELNAAGSHVSDATVTERRSIPTPDTIATIVYTSGTTGRPKGCQLTHGNFMSELGNVTARMPELFRTGESSVLLFLPLAHVLGRIAEIAAAIAPIKLGHVSDIKDVTAELASFRPTLILGVPRVFEKVYNTARAKAQADGKGKIFDQAAEVAIAYSRSLELGGPGLLLRLKHALFDKLVYSKLRAALGGRATHAISGGAPLGERLGHFYRGIGFTVLEGYGLTETCAATAFNPHDKPKIGTVGQPLPGSAVRIAEDGEVLLKGPQIFSGYWNNPTATAEAMQDGWFATGDLGSLDEDGYLTITGRKKEIIVTAGGKNVAPAVIEDRIRAHPLVGEVMVVGDRKPFIGCLITIDEEFLPRWLELNGRQPATVAELIQDPALLAAVQEAVDEGNKAVSHAEAVKKFRILDTEFSEANGYLTPSLKLKRNVVLKDFAGEIEALYQR
- a CDS encoding glycosyltransferase family 4 protein, coding for MPKTLVVTNDFPPRPGGIQAFVHNMALRRPAGSIVVYASSWRDGREVARFDAEQPFQVVRDRSAMLLPTPRVTRRAAELLRAEGCDTVWFGAAAPLGLMAPALRGAGAGRLLGMTHGHEAAWAQQPGTRQLLRRIGEGTDTLTYLGEYTRSRIAEAVGPGPAARMARLPPGVDEQTFHPDSGGAEVRARLGLTDRPVVVCVSRLVPRKGQDTLISALPLILAAEPQTVLLIVGGGPYLADLRKLAEACGVADSVRFTGEVPWAELPAHYGAGDVFAMPCRTRRGGLDVEGLGIVYLEASATGLPVVAGDSGGAPDAVLEGETGYVVPGGSPQLVAERIVRLLADPALRRRLGQAGRRWVEQAWRWDVLAQRLGELLEG